A genomic segment from Polyangium mundeleinium encodes:
- a CDS encoding tetratricopeptide repeat protein codes for MPTGQAEDAAAFLNRLRSEHAAQEDQALQALLLHECGVLEEKHGEEPSAARDYLAAFNADPQFREPLESLVRILTRRKSIKNLGKLLEALTRASVTPEERARAFWERAAFLQDYEQNLPGAKEALEEAVSASPEDPTPWLELELIAAKDGDLPGRMRAIEARAELASDPTWKAYLFIELAELSAKAGDAQRAYDLIDAAAALDGQGQFRSQVTLEAISAREDNPTALARALEGQAQLIEEALEDEARGDASGVPRFARRAEYAADAWLRAAELKRRAGDQEGWVKLLARAAEQLPQSSVIARSRLASLEANGDAKGAADLARAELARGAGVPGPAAAALWLRIAEAAMLDNDRDGALEALRSALEADPASIMARALELDLLSDAQDPAALARSLEASGASCSTNEAKARAEIIAAYVWACQAGDSNGAKAALGRAAALGTPAPLLARIARTLASVRGDAAWYEQVTAELVASGAEPGEEASLWFELGRSRALRGDADGAAEAFAKLATLDGDASTWLGRVLAAYALGAKKAEPGEVIAVRPLASTIEELAKVETDPTLARGLWVVAALRSTRSGNTELARARLRELHEASPSDEVVALFLAELERRAGDLASASNILSTCATTTEDIELGAALYLEAALLTWRIGDRQKTIELIEQARGSASKAAAALLAWALRGADPDSLDGRRRALLTAAEAGADPASIAIERFGLEVGQGEAGDRAEALTALETAEAEGSGDITVAAGLARLTWPDAQSDRAAIDRALDRLEDQGDEATAIARAEAYRLARVVDQDPGAAVSRAAAWADAEPKLYAALEWLSASLTAKDREAEVAARRAVGSFLDDEPWSAMEASAALVAMLDQPNTPQPLLAGTSDATRLGNLELAMPGCDPRRRAFALQNVGGALGEEAGSDASALSGWSELAAGNVEAALATFRAAVERRQDDIVSWEGVRAASEALGDHVSTALSLAQLGALSKDDGRGAAFWESAGVILLEHTDAHDDAEIAFARAFDRDPSRSIAFDKLFRRVRSRNEDDKLLDIIGRRLDVADDEAEIGKLFWERARVLRKKGDREGALSALENVTMLEPDHVGALALAGEISITMGKFAEAADLLGRLSGIGEAPAQQRLMSGVAAVDIYENKLNAPEKALKVLVGLHEAGLSTPPVRERLARVAAKTGAWSRATAILEQLMQEREKREGRMEAARLSMAIWRDKINEPLKAEASVVKLLDESPDDGEALDLVLTTSYDASLRQRLLGRAKSVLVQKLSEDPCDADRVERLAKIAQAGQDAALRQATLGCLVSLGRDDDAISTELKRIDGRVATRPQIVLDAKAMAEIADPEDNGPIAELFVLMAETVTLALGPTLGSLNVGKKERIDSRGGHPLRVAVAEWMGAVGFEGDFELYVGGSEPKGVHGVSGEVPAIVIGSGITAPLDAAARSAIARTVFALRRGITSLRTRDEATVASVVIAACNEVDIKVANPGYAVYGEIQRAVHKEISRKIRKSIGDVCQKVVASKQDARAWTNAARRSLDRMAVIAAGDVSIVLSDIMSVPRDQLGSVVTESERSRRLLSFVLSPSYLELRKKLGMGVR; via the coding sequence ATGCCCACGGGGCAGGCCGAGGATGCGGCGGCCTTCCTCAATCGTTTACGGTCCGAGCACGCCGCGCAGGAGGATCAGGCGCTCCAAGCCCTGCTCCTGCACGAGTGTGGCGTCCTCGAGGAGAAGCACGGGGAGGAGCCGTCCGCCGCGCGGGACTACCTCGCGGCGTTCAACGCGGACCCGCAGTTCCGCGAGCCGCTCGAGTCCCTCGTCCGGATCCTGACCCGACGCAAGTCCATCAAGAACCTCGGGAAACTGCTCGAAGCGCTGACACGCGCCTCGGTGACCCCGGAGGAGCGCGCACGCGCGTTCTGGGAGCGCGCCGCGTTCCTGCAGGACTACGAGCAGAATCTTCCGGGCGCGAAAGAAGCGCTCGAAGAGGCCGTCAGCGCGAGCCCCGAGGACCCGACGCCGTGGCTCGAGCTCGAGCTCATCGCGGCGAAGGACGGCGACCTGCCCGGCCGCATGCGCGCCATCGAGGCGCGCGCCGAGCTCGCCAGCGATCCGACGTGGAAGGCGTACCTGTTCATCGAGCTCGCGGAGCTCTCGGCGAAGGCCGGCGATGCGCAGCGTGCGTACGATCTGATCGACGCCGCCGCCGCGCTGGATGGTCAAGGCCAGTTCCGGTCGCAGGTGACGCTCGAAGCGATCTCGGCGCGGGAGGACAACCCGACGGCGCTGGCGCGGGCCCTCGAAGGGCAAGCGCAGCTCATCGAGGAGGCCCTCGAAGACGAAGCGCGCGGCGACGCGAGCGGCGTGCCCCGCTTCGCGCGGCGCGCCGAGTACGCGGCCGACGCATGGCTGCGCGCAGCCGAGCTGAAGCGGCGCGCAGGAGATCAAGAGGGCTGGGTGAAGCTGCTCGCGCGGGCCGCCGAGCAACTGCCGCAGTCGTCGGTCATCGCGCGGTCGCGTCTCGCCTCGCTGGAGGCGAACGGCGACGCGAAGGGCGCGGCGGATCTCGCGCGGGCCGAGCTCGCGCGGGGCGCGGGCGTCCCGGGCCCGGCCGCAGCAGCGCTCTGGCTGCGCATCGCCGAGGCAGCGATGCTCGACAACGACCGGGACGGCGCGCTCGAAGCGCTGCGCAGCGCGCTCGAAGCGGACCCGGCGTCGATCATGGCGCGCGCGCTCGAGCTCGATCTGCTGAGCGACGCGCAGGATCCGGCAGCGCTCGCGCGATCCCTCGAAGCGTCGGGCGCGTCGTGCTCGACGAACGAGGCGAAGGCGCGCGCGGAGATCATCGCGGCCTACGTGTGGGCTTGCCAGGCGGGTGACTCGAACGGCGCGAAGGCAGCGCTCGGTCGGGCCGCGGCGCTCGGCACGCCGGCGCCGCTGCTCGCGCGGATCGCCCGCACGCTCGCCTCCGTCCGCGGCGACGCGGCGTGGTACGAGCAGGTGACGGCAGAGCTCGTCGCGAGCGGCGCGGAGCCCGGCGAAGAGGCGAGCCTCTGGTTCGAGCTCGGCCGGAGCCGTGCGCTCCGCGGCGACGCGGACGGCGCAGCCGAGGCGTTCGCGAAGCTCGCGACGCTCGACGGCGACGCCTCGACGTGGCTCGGCCGTGTGCTCGCGGCATACGCGCTCGGCGCGAAGAAGGCCGAGCCGGGCGAGGTGATCGCAGTCCGGCCGCTCGCGTCGACGATCGAGGAGCTCGCGAAGGTCGAGACGGACCCGACGCTCGCGCGTGGCCTGTGGGTGGTCGCTGCACTGCGCAGCACGCGCTCGGGCAACACCGAGCTGGCGCGCGCGCGGCTGCGCGAGCTGCACGAGGCGTCACCGTCGGACGAGGTGGTCGCGCTCTTCCTCGCGGAGCTCGAGCGCCGCGCAGGGGACCTCGCGTCCGCGTCGAACATCCTGTCGACGTGCGCGACGACGACCGAGGACATCGAGCTCGGCGCCGCGCTCTACCTGGAAGCCGCGCTTCTCACGTGGCGGATCGGCGATCGGCAGAAGACGATCGAGCTCATCGAGCAGGCGCGTGGCAGCGCGTCGAAGGCGGCCGCAGCGCTGCTCGCGTGGGCGCTGCGCGGGGCCGATCCGGACAGCCTCGACGGTCGTCGCCGCGCGCTGCTCACGGCCGCGGAGGCGGGCGCGGATCCGGCGAGCATCGCGATCGAGCGCTTCGGCCTGGAAGTGGGCCAGGGCGAGGCGGGCGATCGCGCCGAGGCGCTCACGGCGCTGGAGACGGCGGAGGCCGAGGGCTCGGGCGACATCACGGTCGCCGCGGGGCTCGCGCGTCTGACGTGGCCTGATGCGCAGAGTGACCGGGCGGCGATCGATCGCGCGCTCGATCGGCTGGAGGATCAGGGCGACGAGGCGACGGCGATCGCCCGCGCCGAGGCGTACCGGCTGGCGCGCGTGGTCGATCAGGACCCGGGCGCGGCGGTGTCGCGCGCGGCGGCCTGGGCGGACGCGGAGCCGAAGCTCTACGCCGCGCTCGAGTGGCTCAGCGCGTCGCTCACTGCAAAGGATCGCGAGGCCGAGGTGGCCGCGCGCCGCGCGGTGGGCTCGTTCCTCGACGACGAGCCGTGGTCGGCGATGGAAGCGTCGGCCGCGCTCGTGGCGATGCTCGATCAGCCGAACACGCCGCAGCCCTTGCTCGCCGGCACGTCGGACGCGACGCGCCTCGGGAACCTGGAGCTCGCGATGCCCGGCTGCGATCCACGCCGGCGCGCGTTCGCCCTGCAAAACGTGGGCGGGGCGCTCGGCGAGGAGGCGGGGAGCGACGCATCGGCGCTCTCGGGCTGGTCGGAGCTCGCGGCGGGCAACGTGGAGGCGGCGCTCGCCACCTTCCGCGCGGCCGTCGAGCGTCGCCAGGACGACATCGTGTCGTGGGAAGGCGTGCGCGCCGCGAGCGAGGCGCTCGGCGACCACGTCTCCACGGCGCTTTCGCTCGCGCAGCTCGGCGCCCTCAGCAAGGACGACGGGCGCGGCGCGGCGTTCTGGGAGTCCGCGGGCGTCATCCTGCTCGAGCACACCGACGCGCACGACGACGCGGAGATCGCGTTCGCCCGTGCGTTCGATCGGGATCCGAGCCGCAGCATCGCCTTCGACAAACTCTTCCGCCGCGTACGTTCGCGCAACGAGGACGACAAGCTGCTCGACATCATCGGGCGTCGCCTCGACGTCGCCGACGACGAGGCGGAGATCGGCAAGCTCTTCTGGGAGCGCGCGCGCGTGCTCCGCAAGAAGGGCGATCGCGAGGGCGCGCTCTCGGCGCTCGAGAACGTCACGATGCTCGAGCCCGACCACGTCGGCGCGCTCGCGCTCGCGGGCGAGATCTCGATCACGATGGGCAAGTTCGCCGAGGCGGCGGATCTGCTCGGCCGGCTCTCGGGCATCGGCGAGGCGCCAGCGCAGCAGCGGCTGATGTCCGGCGTCGCGGCGGTGGACATCTACGAGAACAAGCTGAACGCCCCGGAGAAGGCGCTCAAGGTGCTCGTGGGTCTCCACGAGGCAGGCCTGTCCACGCCGCCCGTGCGCGAGCGCCTCGCGCGCGTCGCGGCAAAGACGGGCGCCTGGTCGCGCGCGACGGCGATCCTCGAGCAGCTCATGCAGGAGCGTGAGAAGCGCGAGGGGCGCATGGAGGCCGCGCGGCTCTCGATGGCCATCTGGCGCGACAAGATCAACGAGCCGCTGAAGGCCGAGGCCTCGGTCGTGAAGCTGCTCGACGAGTCGCCGGACGACGGCGAGGCGCTCGATCTCGTGCTCACCACGAGCTACGACGCGTCGCTCCGCCAGCGCCTGCTCGGCCGCGCGAAGTCCGTGCTCGTGCAGAAGCTCTCCGAGGATCCGTGCGACGCCGACCGCGTCGAGCGGCTCGCGAAGATCGCGCAGGCCGGGCAGGACGCGGCGCTCCGGCAGGCGACGCTCGGCTGCCTGGTCTCGCTCGGCCGCGACGACGATGCGATCTCGACGGAGCTCAAACGGATCGACGGTCGCGTCGCGACGCGGCCTCAGATCGTGCTCGACGCGAAGGCCATGGCCGAGATCGCCGATCCGGAGGACAACGGCCCGATCGCGGAGCTCTTCGTGCTCATGGCCGAGACGGTGACGCTCGCGCTCGGCCCGACGCTCGGCTCGCTGAACGTCGGCAAGAAGGAGCGCATCGACTCACGCGGCGGCCATCCGCTGCGCGTGGCGGTCGCCGAGTGGATGGGCGCGGTGGGCTTCGAGGGTGACTTCGAGCTCTACGTCGGCGGCTCCGAGCCGAAGGGCGTGCACGGCGTCTCCGGCGAGGTGCCCGCGATCGTCATCGGCTCCGGGATCACAGCGCCGCTCGACGCGGCGGCGCGCTCGGCCATCGCGCGGACGGTCTTCGCCCTGCGGCGCGGGATCACCTCGCTCCGCACACGCGACGAGGCCACGGTCGCGTCCGTGGTCATCGCGGCGTGCAACGAGGTCGACATCAAGGTCGCGAACCCCGGGTACGCGGTCTACGGCGAGATCCAGCGCGCGGTGCACAAGGAGATCTCGCGCAAGATCCGCAAGAGCATCGGTGATGTCTGCCAGAAGGTCGTGGCGAGCAAGCAGGACGCGCGCGCGTGGACGAACGCGGCACGGCGCAGCCTGGATCGCATGGCGGTGATCGCCGCCGGCGACGTCTCGATCGTGCTGAGCGACATCATGAGCGTGCCGCGGGATCAGCTCGGCTCGGTGGTCACCGAGAGCGAGCGCTCGCGTCGCCTTCTCTCGTTCGTGCTTTCCCCCAGCTACCTCGAGCTGCGCAAGAAGCTCGGCATGGGTGTCCGGTGA
- a CDS encoding polyhydroxyalkanoic acid system family protein → MAQIDILKPHGMSQDAARRRAEDLARRLEQRRGVRWRWEGDELCLDAPSGPAKGTRGSVRVTAEAVRIRVELPLLLRAMRPVVESKLHEKLDAMLGKG, encoded by the coding sequence ATGGCGCAGATCGACATCCTGAAACCCCACGGCATGAGCCAGGACGCGGCGCGTCGGCGCGCGGAAGACCTGGCGCGGCGCCTGGAGCAGCGCCGCGGGGTGCGCTGGCGCTGGGAAGGCGACGAGTTGTGTCTGGACGCGCCGAGCGGGCCCGCGAAGGGGACGCGGGGGTCGGTGCGCGTGACCGCGGAGGCCGTGCGGATCCGGGTGGAGCTGCCGCTCCTGCTCCGCGCGATGCGCCCCGTGGTCGAGTCCAAGCTGCACGAGAAGCTCGACGCGATGCTCGGCAAGGGCTGA
- a CDS encoding peptidylprolyl isomerase: MQKATAFLFAVLVLGAIALVAIPRGRGGSTSTETAAADAGTPSDAGETPTADAGAEPSDAGASGEVEPGGPVDAGGTLLLTGEAPPPLAGEAPKSVIFGVVLVQYKGAQGAPPNARPREEALTLAKQLAEEAKTDFKAAVAKGDKGSMENAGRLPRGILEPAPEYVLFSLAKGAVSEVVDTPRGYWILQRVE, encoded by the coding sequence ATGCAGAAAGCGACCGCCTTCCTCTTCGCCGTGTTGGTCCTCGGGGCCATCGCGCTCGTCGCCATTCCGCGCGGTCGCGGGGGGAGCACGTCCACCGAGACGGCCGCCGCCGACGCAGGCACGCCGAGCGACGCAGGCGAGACGCCGACCGCGGACGCAGGCGCGGAGCCCTCGGACGCCGGTGCGAGCGGCGAGGTGGAGCCGGGAGGTCCGGTCGACGCAGGCGGGACGCTGCTGCTCACGGGCGAGGCGCCGCCGCCGCTCGCGGGCGAGGCGCCGAAGTCGGTGATCTTCGGGGTGGTCCTCGTGCAGTACAAGGGCGCCCAGGGCGCGCCGCCGAACGCGCGGCCGCGCGAGGAGGCGCTGACGCTCGCCAAGCAGCTCGCCGAGGAGGCGAAGACGGACTTCAAGGCGGCGGTGGCGAAGGGCGACAAGGGCTCGATGGAGAACGCGGGGCGGCTGCCGCGCGGAATTTTGGAGCCTGCGCCGGAGTATGTTCTCTTCAGCCTGGCCAAGGGCGCGGTGAGCGAGGTCGTGGACACGCCGCGCGGCTACTGGATCCTGCAGCGGGTCGAGTAA
- a CDS encoding tetratricopeptide repeat protein — protein MSMVKVECDACKSPYQVEERRIPATGLKMRCSKCGNSILVRKPAEAAEGLGDAEEIDLPSPVAPRAKAGTERMMPRPAPGKAPAAPVAPKPPVLPAVKPKPATPAPAPKPAAAPAPKPAEATELELWSGDDDPGFGEIDLPSPAKATVRQMPAASVPAPEAEEEELADLPMPAKATVRQMPAVVNEFPLDDEEEEDAALAAIEMPASSPSKPTVRQMATPVTASLEVDLPSPSPSPSPARAAAARTPPPPSPPKPVDKPTAPARPAAKGFGEIDLPSPARPAAPKPPPPKPDEKLTAPARPAAKSAPEPEVDLPSPARPARPAPPAAKGFGEIDLPAPARPPAARPAPPAAKGFGEIDLPAPARPPAKKEPADLPAPAPPGPKHRSSGATPAALRAKPLSSFDLPAVTADTALDLGAFGEIELPAPDLGTFGEIELPTPDSGASFGDLEAPLSPPAGAARKLDPGATVPVAAIAAFDPGDLSELEFPLASAPPPPPASSPRAAVPVTSGFELDDAAFDAAFADPPPNKAAAAPKPPTPEPPKSTRAAGPISAPGEEFSLGEPDMDLSTGAPISTGAPPARAPIHAADEPDEPAPPPDSSASIGDEVDLVPGESDGLDALGKRDKAPKSLAKPAAGDKRPRGRGRVYGIGAAVLIAIGGGALALLPDIGPFGAHAVSDLVNASAHAEALTGLEKNTQATLDEDTAAAAARGLEAAKAAQLSRPRHRPTAAYAAFVAFSRSLRHGRRGEDETLGKQLLGQTESPSRERTLAVAAQHALAGRLDPARRLAKDALDADANDIDAAVLLGEIELASGSIADALPAWKRAVSIRKGARSLYGLARAELAKGDAVAAEKSARAALEASPKHAGARTLLASILGRDAAKETEALDLLGKVTAEGDIRASGSDRELVDAYLETGRIHLARSRITAAEQAFAAALKIDPRSAPALIGDGELFYRSSRFSQALLRFEEATRVDESSIPARIGATKTLLALERLKDAKALAEKLRADKPDAASSAYWLGRAEDALGNKKEAEALYLQAIKLGGMQTEAVEAYVALASILAAAGRNDEAQAKLAEASAKFPDLAALHRAKGEVFSQAGRYPEARTEFEAALAKEDDLGTRFRLGITLRRMGAFEDAQKVFDQIAAVDKAFPGLSLERGLLYEETGQSERALEMYAAALEKAPTDIDLKMRVGSAQVMAGHAAQAEPILREVLKERAGSADANHFLGRALLLKGGSSAAGEAIRFLERATEIDGNRAEYFLYVGWAANVLGQFPKAEAALKRALELDRELADVYWQRGVLAHKQGRTLDALADLEIALQKRPSRHEAHATMALCYQELGRWPEAQTAWQKAIAGNGTVAEWHYRLGKIFESNGNKLAATPELDKAVELLAQKGGPAENWQADAYFLHAEAMRTTGQKDKAVKSYLRFKEVATMDNAYRTDVERALLSLGHGP, from the coding sequence ATGAGCATGGTCAAGGTCGAGTGCGACGCCTGTAAGTCGCCGTACCAGGTGGAGGAACGACGGATCCCGGCGACGGGGCTCAAGATGCGCTGCTCCAAGTGCGGCAACAGCATCTTGGTGCGCAAGCCCGCGGAGGCCGCGGAGGGCCTCGGAGACGCCGAGGAGATCGATCTCCCCTCGCCGGTCGCGCCGCGCGCGAAGGCGGGCACCGAGCGGATGATGCCGCGCCCCGCGCCGGGCAAGGCGCCTGCCGCGCCGGTCGCGCCGAAGCCGCCCGTGCTCCCCGCCGTCAAGCCGAAGCCCGCTACGCCCGCACCCGCGCCGAAGCCCGCCGCCGCGCCCGCGCCGAAGCCCGCCGAGGCCACGGAGCTCGAGCTGTGGAGCGGCGACGACGATCCTGGCTTCGGCGAGATCGATCTTCCCTCGCCCGCGAAGGCCACCGTGCGGCAGATGCCCGCCGCGTCCGTGCCCGCGCCCGAAGCCGAGGAGGAAGAGCTCGCGGACCTGCCCATGCCCGCGAAGGCCACCGTGCGGCAGATGCCCGCGGTCGTGAACGAATTCCCTCTCGATGATGAAGAGGAGGAGGACGCGGCGCTCGCGGCGATCGAGATGCCCGCGTCGTCGCCGAGCAAGCCGACGGTCCGGCAGATGGCGACCCCGGTGACGGCGTCGCTCGAAGTGGATCTGCCCTCGCCGTCGCCTTCGCCCTCGCCTGCGCGTGCGGCCGCGGCCAGGACGCCGCCGCCGCCGAGCCCTCCGAAGCCAGTCGACAAACCGACCGCGCCCGCGCGTCCTGCGGCGAAGGGTTTTGGCGAGATCGACCTGCCCTCGCCCGCGCGCCCCGCCGCGCCGAAGCCGCCGCCGCCGAAGCCGGACGAGAAGCTCACCGCGCCCGCGCGCCCCGCGGCCAAGAGCGCGCCCGAGCCCGAGGTCGATCTCCCGAGCCCCGCGCGTCCCGCGCGCCCCGCGCCGCCCGCGGCGAAGGGCTTCGGCGAGATCGATCTCCCCGCGCCGGCGAGGCCCCCCGCCGCGCGCCCCGCGCCGCCTGCGGCGAAGGGCTTTGGCGAGATCGATCTCCCCGCGCCGGCGCGCCCGCCCGCGAAGAAGGAGCCCGCCGATCTCCCCGCGCCGGCTCCGCCGGGCCCGAAGCACCGCTCCTCCGGCGCGACGCCCGCGGCGCTGCGCGCAAAACCCCTGAGCAGCTTCGACCTGCCTGCCGTCACGGCCGACACCGCGCTCGACCTCGGCGCGTTCGGCGAGATCGAACTGCCCGCGCCCGACCTCGGCACGTTCGGCGAGATCGAGCTGCCCACGCCCGATAGCGGCGCGTCGTTCGGCGACCTCGAGGCCCCGCTGTCGCCGCCCGCGGGCGCTGCGCGCAAGCTCGACCCCGGCGCGACCGTGCCGGTCGCTGCGATCGCGGCCTTCGACCCGGGCGACCTGAGCGAGCTCGAGTTCCCCCTCGCGAGTGCCCCTCCGCCTCCCCCTGCGTCCTCGCCGCGCGCCGCCGTGCCCGTGACGTCCGGCTTCGAGCTCGACGACGCGGCCTTCGACGCGGCCTTCGCCGATCCTCCGCCGAACAAGGCCGCCGCCGCGCCCAAGCCGCCCACGCCCGAGCCGCCGAAGAGCACGCGCGCCGCGGGCCCCATCTCGGCGCCGGGCGAGGAGTTTTCCCTCGGCGAGCCGGACATGGACCTCTCGACGGGCGCGCCGATCAGCACGGGCGCGCCGCCCGCGCGCGCCCCCATCCACGCCGCCGACGAGCCCGACGAGCCCGCACCGCCGCCGGACAGCAGCGCCAGCATCGGCGACGAGGTCGACCTCGTGCCGGGCGAGTCCGACGGCCTCGACGCGCTCGGCAAGCGCGACAAAGCCCCGAAGAGCCTCGCCAAGCCCGCCGCCGGTGACAAGCGCCCCCGCGGACGTGGCCGTGTCTACGGCATCGGCGCGGCCGTCCTCATCGCGATCGGCGGCGGCGCCCTCGCGTTGCTCCCCGACATCGGCCCGTTCGGCGCGCACGCCGTGAGTGATCTCGTGAACGCCTCCGCGCACGCCGAGGCGCTCACCGGGCTCGAAAAGAACACGCAGGCCACGCTCGACGAAGACACCGCCGCCGCGGCCGCGCGCGGGCTGGAAGCTGCCAAGGCCGCGCAGCTCTCGCGCCCGCGCCACCGCCCGACGGCCGCGTATGCTGCGTTCGTCGCCTTCTCGCGCAGCCTCCGCCATGGCCGCCGCGGCGAAGACGAGACCCTCGGCAAGCAGCTCCTCGGCCAGACCGAGAGCCCGAGCCGCGAGCGCACCCTCGCCGTCGCCGCGCAACACGCGCTCGCGGGCCGCCTCGATCCGGCCCGCCGCCTCGCCAAGGACGCGCTCGACGCCGATGCGAACGACATCGACGCCGCTGTCCTCCTCGGCGAGATCGAGCTCGCCTCCGGCTCCATCGCCGACGCGCTCCCCGCCTGGAAACGCGCCGTCTCGATCCGCAAAGGCGCCCGCTCCCTCTACGGCCTCGCGCGCGCCGAGCTCGCGAAGGGCGACGCCGTGGCCGCCGAGAAGAGCGCCCGCGCCGCGCTCGAAGCCTCTCCGAAGCACGCTGGCGCCCGCACCTTGCTCGCCTCGATCCTCGGCCGCGACGCTGCCAAGGAAACCGAGGCCCTCGACCTCCTCGGCAAGGTCACGGCCGAGGGCGACATTCGTGCTTCCGGCAGCGACCGCGAGCTCGTCGACGCCTACCTCGAAACCGGCCGCATCCACCTCGCCCGTTCGCGCATCACCGCGGCCGAGCAGGCCTTCGCCGCCGCGCTCAAGATCGACCCGCGCAGCGCCCCTGCGCTCATCGGCGACGGCGAGCTCTTCTACCGATCGAGCCGCTTCTCCCAGGCGCTCCTCCGCTTCGAGGAGGCCACGCGTGTCGACGAGAGCAGCATCCCGGCCCGCATTGGCGCGACGAAGACCCTCCTCGCGCTCGAACGCCTCAAGGACGCGAAGGCGCTCGCCGAAAAGCTCCGCGCCGACAAGCCCGACGCCGCCTCCTCCGCGTACTGGCTCGGCCGCGCCGAGGACGCGCTCGGCAACAAGAAAGAGGCCGAGGCCCTCTACCTCCAGGCCATCAAGCTCGGCGGCATGCAGACCGAGGCTGTCGAGGCGTACGTCGCGCTCGCCTCGATCCTCGCGGCCGCCGGCCGCAACGACGAGGCCCAGGCCAAGCTCGCCGAGGCCAGCGCGAAATTCCCCGACCTCGCGGCGCTCCACCGCGCGAAGGGCGAGGTCTTCTCGCAGGCGGGCCGTTATCCCGAGGCGCGCACCGAATTCGAGGCTGCGCTCGCCAAGGAGGACGACCTCGGCACGCGATTCCGCCTCGGCATCACGCTCCGCCGCATGGGCGCCTTCGAGGACGCGCAAAAGGTCTTCGACCAGATCGCGGCCGTCGACAAGGCGTTCCCGGGCCTCTCGCTGGAGCGTGGCCTCTTGTACGAGGAGACGGGCCAGAGCGAGCGTGCGCTGGAGATGTATGCGGCGGCGCTGGAGAAGGCGCCGACGGACATCGACCTCAAAATGCGCGTCGGCTCGGCGCAGGTCATGGCGGGCCACGCGGCGCAGGCCGAGCCGATCCTGCGTGAGGTCTTGAAAGAGCGCGCCGGCTCCGCGGACGCGAACCATTTCCTCGGCCGGGCCCTGCTCTTGAAGGGCGGCAGCAGCGCCGCGGGCGAGGCGATCCGCTTCCTCGAACGGGCCACGGAGATCGACGGCAATCGCGCCGAGTATTTCCTTTACGTCGGCTGGGCGGCGAACGTCCTCGGCCAGTTCCCGAAGGCCGAGGCGGCGTTGAAGCGCGCCTTGGAGCTCGATCGCGAGCTCGCGGACGTGTACTGGCAACGCGGCGTCTTGGCCCACAAGCAGGGCCGCACGCTCGACGCCCTGGCGGACCTGGAGATCGCCTTGCAAAAGCGCCCCTCCCGGCACGAAGCGCACGCCACGATGGCGCTCTGTTACCAGGAGCTCGGCCGCTGGCCGGAGGCGCAGACGGCGTGGCAAAAGGCGATCGCCGGCAATGGCACGGTGGCCGAGTGGCATTACCGGCTCGGGAAGATCTTCGAATCGAACGGGAACAAGCTCGCGGCGACGCCGGAGCTCGACAAGGCCGTGGAGCTGCTCGCGCAGAAGGGCGGGCCGGCCGAGAACTGGCAGGCCGACGCGTATTTCCTCCACGCCGAGGCCATGCGCACCACGGGGCAAAAGGACAAGGCCGTGAAGAGCTACCTCCGGTTCAAGGAGGTGGCGACGATGGACAATGCGTACCGGACCGATGTGGAGCGGGCGTTGTTATCGCTGGGGCACGGGCCGTAG